The following DNA comes from Ailuropoda melanoleuca isolate Jingjing chromosome 19, ASM200744v2, whole genome shotgun sequence.
acaaactgagaatctcagatgggaggggggtggggggatgggctagcccggtgatgggtattaaggagggcacatatcgcatggtgcactgggtgttacacacaaacaatgaatcatggaacactacatcaaaaactaatgacatactgtatggtgactaacataacataataaatttttttaaaaaagagagatgggaCTAGACACCACTAGCTGCCAGGCCCCTCTGCAGGGGAGTCCACCAAGTCTGCGCAGAAACACTATTACCTTTAACAGGTAGACTCATACATAGCGTGCAAAGCAGCAGAATTAAATCTCTCatgcttttgttttcaaactGATTTACTGCCCTGTTGTTACATTGCAGACCAGCTGGAGACAGTTAAAACAGGACTAATGCTGGATGAAGACAGTTTTGTCCTAAGAATCACCTGGTTTATGTCATGAAATATACTCTTAGTTTCTTACCTAAATGCTTTTGTAAAAATGCTAATGAAGCTTTGTTGCTAAGATCAAGTGCTACATTTGAATCTATATCTCCTTTTAAGGTGAATATGTATCCAACTATTTTGCCAGTTGCAAAGGTGAAATCAGCAAAATTCTGATGGACTGAGCCCctgaaagagaaatgagacatTGATAAAGCACATAGTTTGAGAACATTATTTTTGTAGTTAGGGTACAGGAAGGATACTGGCCTCACCGGCTATTTactgaaaactaaggaaataaaacCTGTAGATTTTGGTCCCTTTAGATGTGTTTGCGGGTCACAGCCTGCACGTATAGGGATCTTAGTGTATATACTCATCTCCCTTCTAGTAAACAAAGATTCCAGTCTTCCTTGGCATCTTGGCTTTAGAAGAAATGATTccagctctttctttttctttttctttttttttttttttgagctgatACAATGTAGTACGTATCGTAGGGACTGTGTACCCAGAGCCAGAAGCCTATTACATTTGCTTACCAACACCACTTAACTTCATATCTATTTGATGCTGGTCAAAACACACTGCACATAAGCCTAGGATTAAGtagatttaaggaaaaaaaccctttcGCTTGTATTGTTTAAACTGTAAGTATCTTATATGTATCATTTATGCTGCTCCTTAAACCCACCAACAGCCTCACATCAAGTACAACGGCCTTTTTTTAGGGCTCATTTTCTACTGCCTCTGAGACATTTGATACTTTcttgcagtttttctttttcctgtgttttctcgaccttctcttcccttgtttgtaccttcccttcttcccctcatcACTCTGTTCTCCCCTGGCTCATCACATGCATGAAGACATTCCTCAAGATTCTGTTCTCAGACCAATTTTACCCACTTGGTGGTCTTCTCTATTCCAAAGGCTTCGTGTATAATACAAGCATTTACTTTCCTAGTGCGTGGCCAGACATCTCTACCCAGATTTCCCTGGCTCAAGCTGAGAGATCCCAAGTTTAGAACACATCTTTCCAGCCCTGCCCGTTGCGGCTGCTTCTGCTAAGCCAACCACAGCTCTCAGTTATCCATCCTCGAACCAGagccacctgcctcccccactcctaCTTCCCTGCTTCCACTCACAAGCTGAGTGTCAGAAGCACAAAGCAGGTAGAAACAGGGTCAGGAGCAGACTCCTGGATGCTCCCGACAGTGGAGGAATGGCCTCAGGAAAAGGAGgtaggggagaaagagagggagcagtcTCCACGATAGGAGGAGCAGCAAAGAGTAGGGTTGTAATATCCCGGGGAGGAGAAATAGGGGAAGTCTACAAGGTCAAGGTCGAATGGATGCAGAGAGCAGGGTCCAGGCTGCAAATAATCTGCTGGGCCTTTTTTGTGCTTGGTCGGGCGAGTTGCAGTACACTGGTGGGGGTTTGGGAAGTTAGCCCATAGGAATCAAAGTAAAAATGGAAGTACAGATGAACTATGAAATATGAGCTATTCTGTCCAGGTTCctagcagagaaaggaagaaaaaaaggtagagaagagCCTAGTAAGGAAGTGGGATTGAGGACGGCTAGACATTCTGCATCATTTCTGTTTTAGAATTAAATAGACTTGTGCATACAAATATTGAAGCCCTTAACTAACTTGAAGCTAAACTACCTAGATCCTCCTATCTTTCTAAAGTCTCTTGATCCTTTGAGACCAGTTCTACTCCCACGTCTTCCAAGCAGCCTTTCCCGAACACCTCCGGTGGAAAAGACACCAGTCTCTGACCCCATAGTGCTCGCTGCCTATACGGTTTATGTTTCCTTCCCACCACCTCTTCTTCGAAATAAATCAGGTTTCAGAAGAGGGATGAGCCCTACCTTGTAACAACACATTGTCAGTTCAAAACTCTACTGGGGTTTCTTTTTCACACCCACGATATCAGCATATCACTGATGCTCAAGGGCATCCCATTATAGCTTTGGGGAATTTCTAAATTCATATTCTTTCTACACAGGTACACACTGCGGATCTCAACAGATGCTCtgcctttttcccccccaaaaattcATAGTCTAGCCTGCTCCCTACCCCAGCCCCCAAATGCATAAGCCTGCTCTTGTGTTTAGATAAAAATAGCATGTATCctaatgtaaattttaattatcaGTATATGAAGGACTTATGTTAATGCTACTCAAAATATCTGCATTTCAAAAAAGAGCAAGCATAAATGCACTTAGACCCTGAAATTATCTAATATTCTCCCTCATCGAAAGTCTCAACAATGAATTTAAGAGCTCTGTCATGCCTACCAAATGGTTATCTTTTGATGTTTATCCAAGTTGCAAGTTTCTGTTTCAGATGATGAAATAAATCACTTACTAATACTTACCTGATTGTaatcatgtttctttctttgccaGGCAAGTagcttttttccattcttttgataTTAGCAGGATATTGGAACCGTTCCGAGTTGATAAAAAAGAGAGGCTGAGGAATTCTGGAATATATTTCATCATCCAGTGGAAACATCCAAGCATCAAGGGCAATCCCGCACCTGCAGGAGTTCGGGGACGATGACAAAAGAAGGCTGGTTACACACTGACTGACATACGGAATTTCTAGTGATGTTAGCATTAATGGGCACACACCATCCTGGTTTACTATGGGCTATCTCATGGGTATTATACTTCAGTGTGGGAAGGGGCTATGATTAGCTTTACAAGGTAGCAGACTTGGAATTACATAATCATTTTCTTTAGGAGGCATTTAGAAATTGCGACCTTTAGAAAGATATAGTGTCtttatgatgttttatttatttttgctacattgctttcaaaataaattcttaataatttctcCAAAACTGTGGGGTGTCCAAAGACATATACAATACACGCATATTGCCCCTGCATTTCCAGACCTTCTAGGCACTCTGCAGTCAATTTATTATGCCTTTCTCACAGTTAACTGTTGGACCAGAAGCTTTATAGTCAGAGGTACTTCACCTGGAAAAGTGTCTGGAGGTTGAAGAAAAACACAAGGGgtatatcatttgaaaatgtaacttgctttttaaaagtaagcttaTCCTACATTTCTGGACCTTTTGGACACTCCATTTTATGTGCTAAATGGGCAAAAGAAGAGAATTCCCTTatggaaacagattttaaaaatttgtgaggTGAAGTTTCACAAAGGGTCCTACCCATGTTCTATATGGTTGGTTCTTCATGATCTCATCAAGTCTGTGATGCCGTggttcaagaaagaaaatattttttcaagttgtaAGACCAGAGCCTGGTCTTGACTCTTGCTCAAATAACTGTAATTTAAGACCtctatccatcttttttttaaaaagattttatttatttatttatttatttgagagagaaagccagtggagggaggagcggagggggagagggagggggaaagaatctcaagcagactctgtgctgagtgcagagtccaacctggggctcagtcttacgaccctgagatcatgacctgggctgaaaccaagagccaggtgcttaactggctgagccacccaggggccccaagaccTCTATTCATCTTAAAgacggaaaaaaaaaataatttaaaaaatgccttgcATATTGGGGAACTCCAGAAATATCGTAAGATACACGACTGATATCACAACCATTATGACAtagataaaatgtatatataaagatacaTTTCCCAGTGAAAATATTAAGCCCTTAAGCAGATAAATAAGAATGATTCAGGAAAATACATAAGAATGGGGAGAGCTTTTAATAGCAAGAGAAGTAGATGGTTTCTGTCTGGGAAAATTCATATAGAGTACTTTATGGGGGCAAAAGAACAGACTTATAAACTCTGAAGGATCCTTTCCTTGGTAAGAATTTGATAGATATTCTATCTCACATGGGTTATCATTTCCCCTCTTCCAATAACTTGCcgttttctctctttgcctccccTTACCTGAATCTCTGGTCTTCACTAAGAGTTTGAATAACCGTGGCTCCACCAAAAGAGTGTCCAATCACTGCTATTTTATTCCTGTCGATAGAGTCCTACACGAAAAAGCACAATATATATTCATCACTATCTCACCCGTGGTTAGTATAGAAcggttttttaaattatgaaattatcaTTCATTTCATGGGCATGGTTAAGTCTTTTGATTTCTtgtaaaagaaatacatacacatgtatcctcacacatacacacacacacacacacacacacacacagtttacgTGTTGAGCATTCGTAGAAGTTCAGAAGTAAACTTAATGATCCACGTAGGCACCCACACTTGAAACACCAACACCACTGcaggcttctgcctctccccgctcCACGTTTAATTCGTGTGTTCATTCCACGCGtatctattgagcacctgctctgtgcaggCACCGCAGACCACGCTCACTGAGACCCCAGTCCACCGGCGGCAAAAGAGACACAGACGCACGATGCAGACACAGCGGGTGGTGCCCAGGAGCACGTGTGAAAGACAGCTCACCATCCCAGGGGTGGCGCTGCGGTCCaagaaggcttcttggaggaggcgaTGCCTGACTTGAGTTGAAGAGTAAGCAAGACTCAGGGAAAAGACCGTGTCAGGCCAAGGGGACAACACGTCCAAAAGCacggaggcaggagagggaggggctggctaAGGGACAAAAACTCTTTGCAGTATCAGGTGAACAGACCATCATCTTCTGCCCGAACTGAAGTACTTCTAGTTCTCTCTATCCCGTCTACTCCAACCTCCACACACAATTTTGGGCCTTTGGTCATGCTGTCCACTTTGATAGTCTTTCACTCCCTCTCAATAGCCTGTTGACAACTTTTGACCACCCTTTCAGGATCAAGCTCAGAAATATGCAAAAGCCGTCCCAGAACTTACACCACTTCCACTGGAGGTACTGAGTCGAACCAGAAAAATTGCTATTTTTGCAGCTCAAAGCTGGCTGTTGGCATTTCATATCTAGTGGACCTAACACATACCTCAGTGCTGTAACAGTTCacgtatactttttttttttaatttgcagcCCTTTGTCATGTCATTCCTTGCATTACAGCAGAAAAGcagataagaaggaaaaataaagaatgacaGGACAAGGGAAATGGCTTTTTCTTAAGCTGACCTTCAGTTGTTCCACATCAAACTCTAAATCCAAGACATTCTTCACTGGCTTTCCACCATCCATGTCCAGAATCAAATCGAGAGCTTGCGAACACTCCTTTGCTCTTATCTGTACCTAACATGAttattagaaaaaggaaatgacaaaataaaaaaatgacaaagattcgaaaaatgaccaaaaaaatgacaaaatgtgaCACTTACGTTAGAGTCTGTGTAGGCACTGCCTGTGGGAAACATGGCTGACTGCGTCTAAAGTGGAAATGTCTAAGTGCTGGTGACTGGAACACAGCCCGGCGTGATGACACGGGCCCCAGCTTTGCAGGTAGTTATAGCTTAGTGCAACTCCTAGTTCTGTCGcttacctgctgtgtgacctcagatgAGGTACccgacctctctgagcttccatttatTGTGGGATAATGCCTACCTCAGTGAACAGTGGGTGGGATTAAATGCAAAGACATATGTAAAGCACCCACTGGAAAGCTTGGCACAGAGGTGAAAGCCAGTGTGCCTTCTCTCATCTTCCAGACACCCCTGTGAAAAAGATACTGTTATTATGCATTATATTGTAACAGATAAAAATAGAGGCAGAACAGTAAGTAAGTAACAGTAACTAACGTGTCCAAAATCATCACTATGAAGTGATGGCACCAGGATTCAAACACAGAAAGTTGGATTCTAAGGTCTGGCCTCGGAACACTATTCCATGCTGCATCTTCGAAAAGCAGTGTCTTTAATATTGCCTTGAAAAGGAGGATCTTTGTGGATTTCTCTTCTAGCACTTCCGAGGTTCTCAAATTAGACGTTCCATTGCGAAAAATTTCTGAATATGTACTGTCTTCTCTCaggatttttacatttgtttttactaCGATCCGGACTTTTCATTAAGGGAATTGTATCACTCAGAGAATCTTCTGACAGGTCTTTGGGGAATGGGATATAGGAGAGCGAGGAGTGCACCTTGCACTATGTAAATGGCATGAGCAAGCGTCATCCTTTTGCATATGCTTTTGAGTCAccacgccccctcccctcctgctgccgTGTACCTGCTCATTTCGTACAGGCATCTCCTCGTCCTCTGATTTTAGGCTTTTAAGATAGAGCCAAGACTTATTCCCTATTTCCGCAGCAGACTGGTCTTGGAAATAGTAAGTCGCGGAGGCGGACCCATCCCTACAATGCAAACAGATTCAATGACTTACACTCGCTCTTCCTCTTCTCCGTCCCCTCCcatgctcccacccccacccccaagttcaCTCTGAGTTTTCTGACCTCCCTGTCTTCTTCCATTCtacttttgctttaaaatcaaAGAGGCCCCCAAGGGAGTCTACGAAAACGTCACTGCTGGGGTCAAATCCACCCATTCTATCTTCACAATTCTAGGAGGTCCCTTAGAGACTCACACCAGGAGTCAAATCCCAGTGCTGCCACTTACTCACCATCTGgtttggggcaagttacttacctttTTCCAGCTTCGTTTCCCTCCTCCTCAAACCAGTGATAATAGTAACCACTTCAAAGGGTttttacaaagattaaatgatGGTGTATGAACAGGGCACACAATAAACCCCAGAAAAGCTAGCTGCTCCTGAAAGTTTAACTcggtctcctttttttcttcatcatgtAACCACAGTTGACAATTTCACGGATacaattttataaatctttttggAAGTTAGAGCCCAGGTGACCTACCTGTGTTCTACAGCAGCAACTATGAACCCATGCGATGCCAGATCAATGCCAATAGCAGAATAAATTGTCCttcaaaacaaaaagaggaaagcatTGAACTACCAGCCAGGCTTAGGCAGGGCCCGCTAATAAGCCTGGGAACATGGAGGCCGTTATACCCCCATAGTAGTGCCAGGGGGTAAACCAGATAGCTGTGATTCTCAAAGAGGGCAGCTCTGCCCCTCAAGGGATATTTGACCATGTGTAGCGGTATCAGGACTGGGTAGAGGGTGCTActggtatctagtgggtagagggaCATATCCTACAGCGTGTAAGACCACCCTCTACAAGAAGAAATGGTTTTCTGTGAAACGTCGGGAGTCCCAAGATCGAGAAACCCTGATGCGGTGATTCTAAGCATTGCTTTTGAGAAGGCTTTAATGTTGGCCCTCCTACTTATCAGCTATATGACTTTAGGTAATTACATCATTGAATCTTTGTCGGCACCTGTAAAAGGGGACTAATACTGCCTTTGCTTTAGAACAGTTGTGAAGTTCTCATAAGACCGCATACGTAGGAAGGCAGTGCAGTGTGGTGCTTAGGAGAAGGGGACCTACAGTCTGATCCCTGCATTTGAATCCACCACTGATCAGCTGTCTGCCTTGAATAAGTCACTGATCTTTCCTCTGTCATGGTAGGGTACCTGGTGGGATTACTCTAACTATCAAGTGAGTAATACATTTTCAGTGCTCGTAAATATGTCTAAAACAGGGGAAAGACTGAACACATGGCAACTCTTAGTTAAATGATTGGACACAAAGAATCATGTGCTAAGCAACTGCATTCATACCCCCTTTCCATTCTTCATTCTGCACTAGCttcacatttcattcattcaataggaAATGGCAATAGAGAGCCAAACGGAGGTAGTAGGAATTCCATCTTCTACCGTTGAAGACACACAACCTACTCAAGAAGGGATCAGCAAACCTTCTCTGTGAAAGGTCAGGATGTGAATATTTCCAGTGGGCAATATAATAACTGTCacagctactcaactctgctgtcaTAGCACAAAAGTAGCTGCAGATAATGCAAAAGGTGGAAtgaatgtggctgtgtttcaataaagctttatttatagaaacaggcagcaggctggatTTGCCAACCACTGgttaagtagaaattaaaaaactaGTTAGACTACAATTAAAGTACcaaagatcatttctttttatttatctatttattgatagagagagaaagagaaagagagagagcatgagcagagggagagccagagggagagggagagagagagaatctcaagcagactccccactgatcatggaCCCTgctgcaggactcgatctcaccaccctgagatcatgacctgagctgaaattgagagttggacacttaacccactgaggctgccaggcgccccctgaagaTAATTTCTTATTGCAGATACCACCCAA
Coding sequences within:
- the PLA2G7 gene encoding platelet-activating factor acetylhydrolase, whose translation is MLPPKLHALFCLCSCLALVHPIDWQDLNPVAHIRSSAWANKLQALMAAASVGQSKIPKGNGPYSVGCTDLMFDYTKKGTFLRLYYPSQEDEHHSDTLWIPNKEYFFGLSKYLGTHWLMGKILSLFFGSMTTPADWNSPLRTGEKYPLIVFSHGLGAFRTIYSAIGIDLASHGFIVAAVEHRDGSASATYYFQDQSAAEIGNKSWLYLKSLKSEDEEMPVRNEQVQIRAKECSQALDLILDMDGGKPVKNVLDLEFDVEQLKDSIDRNKIAVIGHSFGGATVIQTLSEDQRFRCGIALDAWMFPLDDEIYSRIPQPLFFINSERFQYPANIKRMEKSYLPGKERNMITIRGSVHQNFADFTFATGKIVGYIFTLKGDIDSNVALDLSNKASLAFLQKHLGLQKDFDQWDSLIEGDDDNLIPGTNINITSQHVTLQNSTGTEQ